In Rutidosis leptorrhynchoides isolate AG116_Rl617_1_P2 chromosome 2, CSIRO_AGI_Rlap_v1, whole genome shotgun sequence, one genomic interval encodes:
- the LOC139890033 gene encoding uncharacterized protein translates to MEFTIIPEDTLQIKVWDDHNTKFWKDKWLRNFTLESKYNRLFRPDSNPDCLVSDRISNLNGQNWAWTRIPPDSLNLTSLILDLGSVSLSNSNDEWTWKIGKDGLYHVSDVRKVLDDFHLPSSSYHMRWNKYIPLKINIFIWRLIMDRLPSRVNFAFKGFDIHSILCPSCSIGGDSRDHTFITCHVARSVWRRIRIWFATVWPDSFITVEEFFEWMESSNDSWSRKVRIYCSIAATLWWLWRFRNDTLHENDAVKERDLFDNIRLSSFAWLKARSKLAPTWNTWLCNPL, encoded by the exons ATGGAGTTTACAA TTATACCCGAGGATAcacttcaaatcaaagtttgggatGACCACAATACTAAATTCTGGAAAGATAAATGGCTGAGAAACTTCACTTTAGAAAGCAAATACAATCGGCTCTTTCGTCCTGACAGTAACCCCGATTGTTTGGTGAGTGATAGAATCAGCAATCTAAATGGGCAGAATTGGGCCTGGACAAGAATTCCTCCTGATTCTCTTAATCTCACTTCATTGATACTCGATTTAGGATCTGTTTCTCTCAGTAACTCGAACGATGAATGGACTTGGAAAATTGGAAAAGATGGTCTTTACCATGTATCTGATGTTCGCAAGGTTTTAGACGATTTTCACCTCCCCTCTTCGAGCTATCATATGCGTTGGAACAAATACATTCCATTGAAGATAAACATTTTCATATGGCGTCTTATTATGGATCGTCTTCCGTCGAGAGTAAACTTTGCTTTCAAAGGCTTTGACATACACTCCATTCTTTGTCCTTCATGTAGTATTGGGGGAGATTCTAGAGATCACACGTTTATCACTTGCCATGTAGCTAGATCGGTTTGGAGACGAATCAGAATTTGGTTCGCAACTGTGTGGCCTGACTCATTCATTACCGTAGAAGAGTTCTTCGAATGGATGGAATCTTCTAATGATTCTTGGTCAAGGAAAGTTCGTATTTATTGTAGTATAGCCGCTACTCTTTGGTGGTTATGGAGATTTAGAAACGACACTCTTCACGAAAACGACGCTGTAAAGGAAAGAGATCTATTTGACAACATAAGACTGTCGTCTTTCGCTTGGCTAAAGGCAAGGTCAAAACTTGCCCCCACGTGGAACACATGGCTTTGTAATCCATTGTAA